In Lewinellaceae bacterium, a single window of DNA contains:
- a CDS encoding glycosyl hydrolase, whose product MNKIRFALTTLLLAALALPGQAQKNKKSEEEPPKHYLEELAIGGLKFRSVGPALTSGRISDFAVHPGNRAVYYVAVSSGGVWKTENAGTTYEPIFDGEGAYSIGCVTLDPNNPNVVWVGTGENNNQRSVAYGDGIYKSEDGGKSWKNMGLKNSEHIGRIVVDPRDSRVVYVAAIGPLWSEGGDRGVYKTTDGGQTWEAVLTIDEHTGINDIVMDPRNPDVLYASAHQRRRHVFTYVSGGQGSGIYKTTDGGKNWEKANKGLPSVDMGRIGLAISPADPEVIYAWVEAAQDKSGFYRSANRGASWEKRSGHTTSSHGNYYGEITPHPTDPDVAFTMETSMHWTQDGGKTFEPVGEKYKHVDNHAMWIDPRDPNYFLVGCDGGIYESFDAGATWAYKPNLPVTQFYKVAVDNALPFYNIYGGTQDNFSLGGPSRTRSANGIVNSDWFVTHGGDGFESQVDPNNPDIVYAQSQYGVLVRYDRKSGEETGIQPKPGEGEPAFRWNWDAPLAISEHRPTRIFFAANKLFRSDSRGDAWEAISPDLTRQIDRNTLPVMGRVQSIDAVAKNSSTSPYGTIVAFSESPLDENLLYVGTDDGLIQVTEDGGGNWAKIDVNNIPGAPERTYVNFLLASQHDKNVVYAAFNHHKYGDFKPYFYKSADKGHTWASISNNLPGRGSVYSIAEDHKEPNLLFAGTEFGCFFTIDGGQHWKQLKAGLPVIAVRDMAIQERDDALVLGTFGRGFYVLDDYSPLRQMAEENLQADARIFPVSDGLAYIESVPLGRREKGFQGENFYTAPNPPIGATFTYFLKEDIKTLREQRREEEKKKAKEGEAIRYPTYEELLAEEKEEEPYLLFTIQDAAGEVVRKLKAGATKGVQRITWDGRRPSLSPVRESSNPNEDSGMLAIPGEYTVALSRSVNGELAELVAPQPFLLESLGDLTLPAKDRKALAEFHREAAELDRVIDGASRRLKEAAERLQLIEKAVAATSAPTEDFLPRIIEMKEELRAIRLAMYGDGVATQLDQDATMGIANRMGSAVYEMWRSTSAPTETQKEALRIIRKELTPLAPRINELADVKLKALEEELEKAGAPYTPGRRIDLGER is encoded by the coding sequence ATGAATAAAATCCGATTTGCCCTAACCACGCTGCTCCTTGCAGCCCTGGCCCTGCCCGGACAGGCACAGAAAAACAAAAAAAGCGAAGAAGAACCCCCCAAACACTACCTCGAAGAGCTGGCCATCGGCGGCCTGAAGTTCCGCTCCGTCGGCCCGGCGCTGACCTCCGGGCGCATCTCCGACTTTGCGGTCCATCCCGGCAACCGGGCGGTGTATTACGTGGCCGTTTCCTCCGGCGGGGTCTGGAAAACGGAAAATGCAGGCACCACCTATGAGCCCATCTTTGACGGGGAAGGCGCCTATTCCATTGGCTGCGTGACGCTCGACCCCAACAACCCCAACGTCGTGTGGGTGGGAACCGGGGAGAACAACAACCAGCGTTCGGTAGCCTACGGCGACGGCATTTACAAGTCGGAAGACGGCGGCAAAAGCTGGAAAAACATGGGGCTCAAAAACTCCGAGCACATCGGCAGGATCGTGGTCGACCCCCGCGATTCCAGGGTGGTGTACGTAGCCGCCATCGGCCCGCTGTGGAGCGAAGGCGGCGACCGGGGCGTGTACAAGACCACCGACGGCGGCCAAACCTGGGAGGCCGTGCTCACCATCGATGAGCATACCGGCATCAACGATATTGTAATGGACCCCCGCAATCCGGATGTATTGTACGCCTCCGCTCACCAGCGCCGGCGCCACGTCTTCACTTACGTGAGCGGAGGGCAGGGCAGCGGCATCTACAAAACCACTGATGGCGGCAAGAACTGGGAGAAAGCCAATAAAGGCCTGCCCTCTGTCGATATGGGCCGCATCGGCCTGGCCATTTCCCCCGCCGATCCGGAAGTGATCTACGCATGGGTAGAGGCGGCTCAGGACAAGAGCGGCTTCTACCGCTCTGCCAACCGGGGCGCCAGTTGGGAAAAGCGCAGCGGCCATACCACTTCCTCTCATGGCAATTACTACGGGGAAATAACGCCCCATCCCACCGACCCCGATGTGGCATTCACCATGGAGACCTCCATGCATTGGACCCAGGATGGCGGAAAAACCTTTGAACCCGTAGGAGAAAAATACAAACACGTGGACAACCACGCCATGTGGATCGACCCCAGGGACCCCAACTACTTCCTGGTGGGCTGCGACGGCGGCATCTACGAAAGTTTCGACGCCGGCGCCACCTGGGCTTACAAGCCCAACCTGCCGGTGACCCAGTTTTACAAAGTAGCCGTAGACAACGCCCTGCCGTTCTACAACATCTACGGCGGAACCCAGGACAACTTCAGCCTCGGCGGCCCTTCCCGCACCCGCAGCGCCAATGGCATCGTCAACTCCGACTGGTTTGTGACGCACGGCGGCGACGGGTTCGAATCGCAGGTAGACCCCAACAACCCGGACATCGTGTACGCCCAGTCGCAGTACGGCGTGCTGGTGCGCTACGACCGCAAAAGCGGGGAGGAGACCGGCATACAGCCCAAGCCGGGAGAAGGCGAGCCGGCCTTTCGCTGGAACTGGGACGCGCCCCTGGCCATTTCGGAGCATCGCCCCACCCGCATCTTCTTCGCCGCCAATAAACTGTTCCGCAGCGACAGCCGGGGCGACGCGTGGGAAGCCATCAGCCCCGACCTCACCCGGCAGATCGACCGCAATACCCTGCCCGTTATGGGCCGGGTGCAGAGTATCGACGCGGTGGCTAAAAATTCCTCGACTTCTCCTTACGGAACCATCGTGGCCTTTTCGGAAAGCCCGCTGGATGAGAACCTGCTCTACGTCGGCACGGATGACGGCCTGATACAGGTCACCGAAGATGGCGGCGGCAACTGGGCGAAAATTGACGTCAACAACATCCCTGGCGCTCCCGAGCGCACTTACGTGAATTTCCTCCTGGCTTCGCAGCACGATAAGAATGTGGTATACGCCGCTTTCAACCACCACAAATACGGCGACTTTAAGCCCTATTTTTACAAGAGCGCAGACAAGGGGCACACCTGGGCCAGCATCAGCAATAACCTGCCGGGGCGAGGCTCTGTATATAGCATTGCCGAAGACCACAAAGAACCCAACCTGCTTTTCGCCGGCACCGAGTTCGGCTGCTTCTTCACCATCGACGGGGGGCAACACTGGAAACAACTCAAGGCGGGCCTGCCGGTGATCGCCGTGCGGGATATGGCCATTCAGGAGCGGGACGACGCCCTGGTGCTGGGTACCTTCGGCCGCGGCTTCTACGTGCTGGACGATTACAGCCCGCTGCGGCAGATGGCCGAAGAGAACCTGCAGGCGGACGCCCGGATCTTTCCCGTCAGCGACGGCTTGGCCTACATAGAAAGCGTGCCGCTGGGCCGCCGGGAAAAGGGCTTTCAAGGAGAAAATTTCTACACTGCGCCCAACCCGCCCATCGGCGCTACCTTTACCTACTTCCTCAAGGAGGATATAAAGACGCTGCGGGAGCAACGCCGGGAAGAGGAAAAGAAAAAAGCCAAGGAGGGAGAAGCGATCCGGTACCCCACCTACGAAGAGCTGCTGGCCGAAGAGAAAGAAGAAGAGCCCTACTTGCTGTTTACCATCCAGGATGCGGCCGGGGAGGTGGTCCGCAAACTGAAAGCGGGCGCCACCAAGGGCGTACAGCGCATTACCTGGGACGGGCGGCGGCCATCGCTGAGCCCCGTCCGGGAAAGCTCTAACCCCAATGAAGATTCCGGCATGCTGGCCATCCCCGGCGAGTACACCGTGGCGCTTTCCAGGAGCGTCAACGGCGAACTGGCCGAGCTGGTAGCGCCGCAGCCCTTCCTGCTGGAATCGCTGGGCGACCTAACGCTGCCGGCAAAGGACCGCAAGGCGCTGGCTGAGTTCCACCGGGAAGCGGCGGAGCTCGACCGGGTCATTGACGGCGCCTCCCGCCGGTTGAAAGAAGCGGCCGAACGCCTGCAGCTCATCGAGAAGGCCGTAGCAGCTACATCGGCGCCTACAGAGGATTTTCTCCCCCGGATCATTGAGATGAAGGAGGAACTGCGGGCCATACGTTTGGCCATGTATGGAGACGGAGTGGCCACTCAGCTCGATCAGGACGCCACCATGGGAATAGCCAACCGTATGGGTTCGGCAGTTTACGAAATGTGGCGTTCCACCTCAGCCCCCACTGAAACCCAAAAGGAGGCCCTGCGCATCATCCGGAAGGAACTCACTCCCCTGGCGCCGCGAATCAACGAGCTGGCGGATGTGAAGCTCAAAGCGCTGGAGGAGGAACTGGAAAAGGCGGGAGCGCCTTATACGCCGGGGAGGAGGATTGATTTGGGAGAGAGATAG
- a CDS encoding DUF5615 family PIN-like protein: MTIREFQFLTDENIDEEVADFLRNEGFDVFDIKEEGLFRMPDKDILKLAFEQRRVVISQDSDFGTLIFRDEVSFFGVIYLRPGHYSPEVHIQTLRVLLSTNIEYSIPFILVGENEGGKIKFRLRKL; encoded by the coding sequence ATGACGATCCGCGAATTTCAATTCCTAACTGATGAGAACATCGATGAAGAAGTGGCCGATTTTCTTAGAAATGAAGGTTTTGACGTTTTTGATATAAAAGAAGAAGGCTTATTCAGGATGCCAGATAAGGATATCCTGAAATTAGCTTTCGAACAGCGGCGAGTAGTGATCAGTCAGGATAGTGATTTTGGCACCTTGATCTTCCGGGATGAGGTTTCATTTTTTGGAGTAATCTACCTACGCCCAGGGCATTATTCTCCGGAGGTTCACATTCAAACACTCCGTGTATTGTTGAGTACTAACATCGAGTATTCCATCCCATTTATTCTTGTCGGTGAAAATGAAGGAGGAAAAATAAAATTCAGGTTGCGGAAATTGTGA
- a CDS encoding DUF433 domain-containing protein, producing the protein MNLFPNIVSDPEILNGKPCIRDTRISVELIMEWLGTGGTPEGIAEKHPKLTKELVMEAIRYAARFSKNEIVIEVRT; encoded by the coding sequence ATGAATCTATTTCCTAATATTGTCTCTGACCCGGAAATTCTTAACGGTAAACCTTGCATCCGGGATACTCGTATCAGTGTAGAACTGATCATGGAATGGCTAGGTACGGGGGGAACTCCTGAAGGTATAGCTGAAAAGCATCCCAAGCTTACAAAAGAACTCGTTATGGAGGCAATTCGTTATGCTGCACGTTTTTCAAAGAATGAGATTGTGATAGAAGTTCGAACCTAA